A window of the Hypomesus transpacificus isolate Combined female chromosome 8, fHypTra1, whole genome shotgun sequence genome harbors these coding sequences:
- the xylb gene encoding xylulose kinase isoform X2 encodes MWVKALDLLLEKMRISGFHFSRVKALSGSGQQHGSVYWRRGASQALRQMKPGKSLHQLLQSSFSVADSPVWMDSSTTQQCQYLEAALGGAQKLADITGSRAYERFTGNQIAKIHKTKTDQYMATERISLVSSFAASLFLGAYAAIDYSDGSGMNLMDITTRTWAPRCLEAVAPGLHDLLGDPQSSTAVLGSVSSYYVSRYGFTQDCRVVAFTGDNPGSLAGMRLKEGDVAVSLGTSDTVFLWITEPHPTIEGHIFCNPTDCRAYMALICFKNGSLTRERIRNECAGGSWEAFSSALQSSPPGNHGNIGIYFDTMEITPSAMGVHRLDKDGNEALGFPPQTEIRALLEGQFLAKRLHAERLGYRIIPGTRVLATGGASSNQDILQVLSDVFSAPVYTIDVANSSCLGSAYRALHGLVADQGVSFSDVVQKAPEPKLAVTPTPGSQEVFQLLLKRYAELEKKILQTL; translated from the exons ATGTGGGTGAAG GCCCTGGACCTGCTTCTGGAGAAGATGAGAATCTCTGGATTCCACTTCTCCCGTGTGAAGGCCCTCTCTGGGAGTGGTCAG caaCATGGCAGTGTgtactggaggagaggagccagCCAGGCCCTGAGACAGATGAAGCCTGGAAAGAGTCTGCATCAGCTGCTGCAG aGCAGCTTCTCAGTGGCAGACAGCCCAGTGTGGATGGACTCCAGCACCACACAGCAGTGTCAGTACTTGGAGGCAGCACTAGGGGGCGCTCAGAAGCTGGCTGATATCACCGGCTCCAGAGCCTATGAG cgTTTCACAGGAAATCAGATTGCCAAGATCCACAAAACCAAGACTGACCAATACATGGCCACCGAG AGAATTTCATTGGTCAGTAGCTTTGCTGCATCGCTGTTCCTTGGAGCCTATGCTGCAATAGATTACAGTGATG GTTCCGGTATGAACCTGATGGACATCACTACCAGGACCTGGGCTCCACGCTGCCTGGAGGCTGTAGCACCAGGCCTGCATGACCTGCTGGGAGATCCACAGTCTTCTACTGCTGTTCTG GGCTCGGTCTCGTCCTACTACGTGTCTCGGTACGGCTTCACACAGGACTGCAGGGTGGTGGCCTTCACTGGAGACAACCCAG GATCCCTGGCTGGGATGAGACTAAAGGAAGGAGACGTTGCT gtgagtctGGGCACCAGTGACACAGTGTTTCTGTGGATCACAGAACCTCATCCAACCATTGAGGGACACATCTTCTGCAACCCTACAGACTGTCGGGCCTACATGGCCTTGATatg CTTCAAGAACGGCTCCCTGACCAGAGAACGAATCAGAAACGAGTGTGCTGGAGGATCATGGGAAGctttctcctctgccctgcagtCCTCGCCTCCGGGTAACCATGGAAACATAG GGATTTATTTTGACACCATGGAGATCACTCCATCAGCAATGGGAGTTCACAGGCTGGACAAGGACGGCAATGag GCTCTGGGGTTCCCCCCCCAGACAGAGATCAGAGCTCTCCTGGAGGGTCAGTTCCTGGCAAAGAGGCTCCATGCTGAGAGACTGGGCTACAGGATCA TTCCAGGTACCAGAGTTCTGGCCACGGGAGGTGCCTCCTCCAATCAGGATATCCTGCAG GTCTTATCAGATGTTTTCAGTGCACCAGTCTACACCATTGATGTGGCCAACTCTTCCTGTCTGGGTTCTGCATACAGGGCCCTGCATG gcttgGTAGCTGACCAGGGTGTTTCGTTCTCTGATGTGGTCCAGAAAGCTCCGGAACCCAAACTAGCTGTGACGCCCACACCTGGCTCACAAGAG gtgttccAGCTACTGTTGAAGCGCTACGCCGAGTTGGAGAAGAAGATTCTACAGACCCTGTAG
- the xylb gene encoding xylulose kinase isoform X3 — protein MDSSTTQQCQYLEAALGGAQKLADITGSRAYERFTGNQIAKIHKTKTDQYMATERISLVSSFAASLFLGAYAAIDYSDGSGMNLMDITTRTWAPRCLEAVAPGLHDLLGDPQSSTAVLGSVSSYYVSRYGFTQDCRVVAFTGDNPGSLAGMRLKEGDVAVSLGTSDTVFLWITEPHPTIEGHIFCNPTDCRAYMALICFKNGSLTRERIRNECAGGSWEAFSSALQSSPPGNHGNIGIYFDTMEITPSAMGVHRLDKDGNEALGFPPQTEIRALLEGQFLAKRLHAERLGYRIIPGTRVLATGGASSNQDILQVLSDVFSAPVYTIDVANSSCLGSAYRALHGLVADQGVSFSDVVQKAPEPKLAVTPTPGSQEVFQLLLKRYAELEKKILQTL, from the exons ATGGACTCCAGCACCACACAGCAGTGTCAGTACTTGGAGGCAGCACTAGGGGGCGCTCAGAAGCTGGCTGATATCACCGGCTCCAGAGCCTATGAG cgTTTCACAGGAAATCAGATTGCCAAGATCCACAAAACCAAGACTGACCAATACATGGCCACCGAG AGAATTTCATTGGTCAGTAGCTTTGCTGCATCGCTGTTCCTTGGAGCCTATGCTGCAATAGATTACAGTGATG GTTCCGGTATGAACCTGATGGACATCACTACCAGGACCTGGGCTCCACGCTGCCTGGAGGCTGTAGCACCAGGCCTGCATGACCTGCTGGGAGATCCACAGTCTTCTACTGCTGTTCTG GGCTCGGTCTCGTCCTACTACGTGTCTCGGTACGGCTTCACACAGGACTGCAGGGTGGTGGCCTTCACTGGAGACAACCCAG GATCCCTGGCTGGGATGAGACTAAAGGAAGGAGACGTTGCT gtgagtctGGGCACCAGTGACACAGTGTTTCTGTGGATCACAGAACCTCATCCAACCATTGAGGGACACATCTTCTGCAACCCTACAGACTGTCGGGCCTACATGGCCTTGATatg CTTCAAGAACGGCTCCCTGACCAGAGAACGAATCAGAAACGAGTGTGCTGGAGGATCATGGGAAGctttctcctctgccctgcagtCCTCGCCTCCGGGTAACCATGGAAACATAG GGATTTATTTTGACACCATGGAGATCACTCCATCAGCAATGGGAGTTCACAGGCTGGACAAGGACGGCAATGag GCTCTGGGGTTCCCCCCCCAGACAGAGATCAGAGCTCTCCTGGAGGGTCAGTTCCTGGCAAAGAGGCTCCATGCTGAGAGACTGGGCTACAGGATCA TTCCAGGTACCAGAGTTCTGGCCACGGGAGGTGCCTCCTCCAATCAGGATATCCTGCAG GTCTTATCAGATGTTTTCAGTGCACCAGTCTACACCATTGATGTGGCCAACTCTTCCTGTCTGGGTTCTGCATACAGGGCCCTGCATG gcttgGTAGCTGACCAGGGTGTTTCGTTCTCTGATGTGGTCCAGAAAGCTCCGGAACCCAAACTAGCTGTGACGCCCACACCTGGCTCACAAGAG gtgttccAGCTACTGTTGAAGCGCTACGCCGAGTTGGAGAAGAAGATTCTACAGACCCTGTAG
- the xylb gene encoding xylulose kinase isoform X1, producing MAHNSDSLYLGFDFSTQQLKVVAIDGGLNVVYQNNVQFDSELPEFRTQGGVHVQADRLTVTSPVLMWVKALDLLLEKMRISGFHFSRVKALSGSGQQHGSVYWRRGASQALRQMKPGKSLHQLLQSSFSVADSPVWMDSSTTQQCQYLEAALGGAQKLADITGSRAYERFTGNQIAKIHKTKTDQYMATERISLVSSFAASLFLGAYAAIDYSDGSGMNLMDITTRTWAPRCLEAVAPGLHDLLGDPQSSTAVLGSVSSYYVSRYGFTQDCRVVAFTGDNPGSLAGMRLKEGDVAVSLGTSDTVFLWITEPHPTIEGHIFCNPTDCRAYMALICFKNGSLTRERIRNECAGGSWEAFSSALQSSPPGNHGNIGIYFDTMEITPSAMGVHRLDKDGNEALGFPPQTEIRALLEGQFLAKRLHAERLGYRIIPGTRVLATGGASSNQDILQVLSDVFSAPVYTIDVANSSCLGSAYRALHGLVADQGVSFSDVVQKAPEPKLAVTPTPGSQEVFQLLLKRYAELEKKILQTL from the exons ATGGCACATAATTCGGATTCTCTGTACCTGGGATTTGACTTCAGCACTCAACAG CTCAAGGTTGTGGCCATTGACGGAGGGCTGAATGTGGTGTACCAGAACAATGTGCAGTTTGACAGTGAGCTGCCCGAGTTCAG gaCCCAAGGAGGAGTCCATGTCCAGGCTGACAGACTGACCGTCACTTCCCCAGTCCTCATGTGGGTGAAG GCCCTGGACCTGCTTCTGGAGAAGATGAGAATCTCTGGATTCCACTTCTCCCGTGTGAAGGCCCTCTCTGGGAGTGGTCAG caaCATGGCAGTGTgtactggaggagaggagccagCCAGGCCCTGAGACAGATGAAGCCTGGAAAGAGTCTGCATCAGCTGCTGCAG aGCAGCTTCTCAGTGGCAGACAGCCCAGTGTGGATGGACTCCAGCACCACACAGCAGTGTCAGTACTTGGAGGCAGCACTAGGGGGCGCTCAGAAGCTGGCTGATATCACCGGCTCCAGAGCCTATGAG cgTTTCACAGGAAATCAGATTGCCAAGATCCACAAAACCAAGACTGACCAATACATGGCCACCGAG AGAATTTCATTGGTCAGTAGCTTTGCTGCATCGCTGTTCCTTGGAGCCTATGCTGCAATAGATTACAGTGATG GTTCCGGTATGAACCTGATGGACATCACTACCAGGACCTGGGCTCCACGCTGCCTGGAGGCTGTAGCACCAGGCCTGCATGACCTGCTGGGAGATCCACAGTCTTCTACTGCTGTTCTG GGCTCGGTCTCGTCCTACTACGTGTCTCGGTACGGCTTCACACAGGACTGCAGGGTGGTGGCCTTCACTGGAGACAACCCAG GATCCCTGGCTGGGATGAGACTAAAGGAAGGAGACGTTGCT gtgagtctGGGCACCAGTGACACAGTGTTTCTGTGGATCACAGAACCTCATCCAACCATTGAGGGACACATCTTCTGCAACCCTACAGACTGTCGGGCCTACATGGCCTTGATatg CTTCAAGAACGGCTCCCTGACCAGAGAACGAATCAGAAACGAGTGTGCTGGAGGATCATGGGAAGctttctcctctgccctgcagtCCTCGCCTCCGGGTAACCATGGAAACATAG GGATTTATTTTGACACCATGGAGATCACTCCATCAGCAATGGGAGTTCACAGGCTGGACAAGGACGGCAATGag GCTCTGGGGTTCCCCCCCCAGACAGAGATCAGAGCTCTCCTGGAGGGTCAGTTCCTGGCAAAGAGGCTCCATGCTGAGAGACTGGGCTACAGGATCA TTCCAGGTACCAGAGTTCTGGCCACGGGAGGTGCCTCCTCCAATCAGGATATCCTGCAG GTCTTATCAGATGTTTTCAGTGCACCAGTCTACACCATTGATGTGGCCAACTCTTCCTGTCTGGGTTCTGCATACAGGGCCCTGCATG gcttgGTAGCTGACCAGGGTGTTTCGTTCTCTGATGTGGTCCAGAAAGCTCCGGAACCCAAACTAGCTGTGACGCCCACACCTGGCTCACAAGAG gtgttccAGCTACTGTTGAAGCGCTACGCCGAGTTGGAGAAGAAGATTCTACAGACCCTGTAG